The genome window AGCACTAATTAAAAGGTCTGTTTGTTTTACTGTTTCCGCGATATTGAACGGATTAGACATCAATGTTTTGATTTGAGTACCGAAAATATCGTCTAGTTGGCGTAATCGGTCTGCATTCACGTCAATGATTGTTACATCAGCACCAAGGCCGATGGCCATTTTCGCAGCATTTGTTCCGACGATACCTCCTCCGATAATGGCAACTTTACCACGGTTTACACCAGGAACCCCTGCAAGAAGAATACCTTGACCACCGTTCGATTTTTGCAAGAATTGTGCTCCGATTTGTACAGCCATACGTCCCGCTACCTCACTCATTGGTGTAAGAAGGGGAAGCGTATGATTCACTTCTACTGTTTCGTATGCAATTGCAGTAACCTTTGCATCTTTAAGAGCCTGTGCTAAAGCAGGTTCCGCCGCCAAATGTAAGTATGTGAATAGAATTAATCCTGGTCGGAAGTAAGCATATTCACTGACGAGAGGCTCTTTTACCTTCATAATCATTTCCGATTGCTCCCATACTTCAGCAGCACTTTCAAGAATTTCAGCACCAGCATGTACATAATCTGCATTTCTGAATCCACTTCCAACACCAGCGTTTGTTTCAACTAACACCTTATGACCAGCTTTTACAAATGGAATAATTCCTGCAGGTGTAAGCGCCACACGATTTTCATTATTTTTTATTTCCTTTGGTACTCCAATAATCATTAGATTGCCTCCCCGGATTCATCTTTGAGTTATTTTTCTGTAATCCAAGTATAGAGTGTTCAAAATACTTTTTCATTGTTGAGAAAAGAGAAAAAGACAGTATCTTTTTGTGAAATTCCACAAAAGAATACTGCTACGTGGACCTTGGTAATATTACTTTTCCATACTTGTCATGTTTTTTCTGCTCAACTACAAAGTCGATTAATTAATAAAGTTTTTGTTGCAAAGTTTGCAAAAATATAAACAGGTTGATAAATGAGGAGAAATATTGAGATTATGGCTATTAAATGTTGTAATTCATTGTACGTCAAAAAGACGAAGTCTAGTTGGAGACTTCGTCTTTGTTTATATAAAGCTTAAGAGAAAGACGACCTCAAGGGCACTTTCTTTTAGCTATCTGTACCAGAGCCAAAAATAATACAACTATATATTACAATTAGAAATATAATCACTAAAATTTTTGAGAAATATTTCATAAGATACTCCTTTTTTGATAAGATGTGTAAAATGTTTTTTCAAAAATTAAGTCAGAGAATAACAAGGAAAAAAGCATTATATTTGGAATATACTTAGGTATAAAGTCATATTCAATTGCATTTAGAAAATTATGTAAATGATATGTATATTATTAAATTGTAGTACCTAGTAAATTAACTAAATGATCAGTTCTTTTGCTCTGAATGTTTTTTTATATTGTTTAAATTCTTGTTTATCAACTCTAAATTTTTCACCAGTATTGATGTTTTTTACTAAATATGTTTTAGTAGTATATTCTTTTAATAAAAAATAAAAGAAATATACCCAGAAAGATAATGTGAAAGTCAAAGGAGTTAAGAATACTCCTGTAATAAACATTACAATCTCCAAACCTGAATTTACTCGTTTTAAAACAAAATTTTGTCCTGTTGCCGCTTCATCTTGTTGTAGCCGTTGCATATGTTGTAAAGATGCAACAGTATCATAGCCCATGAAAAAACCTCCTTAAAGCTTAATGAAACACCTGTAAAATTTTCATATTTATAGGTAAGTACTAACAAAACGTGGATTTCGTACGCCAGGTTCAATTCTACAAAGAAAAATCTGCTTTCTATCTGCTAAGGACATTGGCTTTTGTTCACATTCATAATCTAGTGTTATACTAGTTTTAAAACATTATTTAGGCATTAGTATCTTGCTTGTGTGTCACTTTACCTTTATGTTAAATATAACTATGTACTTATCATTCCTAACATAATTATGAACATACCAGACAAAGATAAAATAGAAGGAATTGAAGAATGTAGTAAGACTAACTCACTGATAGCAGCAAAAAATACTTCCATAGATTGTGTTGCTTCAACAGTATCCAGTTTTTGTATAGCGATTCTTACCATATGAGATGCTCTGAAAAATAAACTTGTTGCAATTACATTTGAACAAATAGCAACTAACATAGATTGTATCGTTTACTCCCTACTAGGTGCTTATGTTGTAAAAAATCCATACATTGACTAAAAGCCAAAATGGTAAACTAGCTAATGACATTCCAAGTACATGTTCCTGAGCATCCAGAAGGTTCTGTAGCAAAATTTACAACAGAACCTTCTTATCCTTGTTGTTGTACTTTTATTTTGATCTTCGCATCTTTGTAAAATGCTAGTTTCTCTGCATTATACTCTTTTGTATATTGGTTAAACTTCTCCTTTTCATTTTTCAACACTTTTTCACGTTCATTTACTTTTGCAACAGCTTGATCAATTTTAGGGGCTATCCCTTCGTTATTCTCTTTTCCTTCTTGTATAATTTGAGCGTACAACTCCTGTTCTTGTGTCTCTAATTTTTCTAATTTTTGCATATCATTAAATAATTTTTCTTCTTGCTTTGCTGCATTTTCAAAAATTACATATACTTCCTCTTCAAGATTTAAACCTACACATCCTCCTAATAATGCCACTGATAGTGCGCTTACTAATGCTACTTTCCTATAAAACAATGTTAATTCCTCCCATGATGTTACATACGTTTATCATGCCAAAAGTTGACTGAAAAATGATTACTCTCATGATAAGCTTCAAATTCATATCCTTTTTCTTTTAATCCCTTTATAATTGCTGGCACAGCAGCAACAGATTGTGGATGAATATCATGCATTAAAATAACTTCTTGTGACTTCGTCGCGCCTGCAACTACATTTTGAACAATCTGAGCTGAGGCAGTGTCAACTGGTATTCTGTTATACTTCCAATCTAAAGAGTCAATTGTCCAATCCCATACTTTAAAATTAGCTTCTACAACCTTATTGCGAAGTGCCTCATTTAAGCCAGGCATCGAACCATATGGAGGACGCGTTAATTTGGGGCCTTCTCCAATAATGTTTTCAATTAATCTTTGATCTTCTTTCATTTCATTTACATACTCGCCACTTGTATACAACTTTTTGAAGTCATGTGTCATACTATGCATCCCCACATAATGACCTTCTGCTTTTTCGCGTTTTACTAAATCTAGAAACTGTTTTACATTCTCTCCAATTAAGAAAAACGTTGCTTTCACATCATTTTCCTTTAAGGTTTTTAACAATTCCTCCGTATACTTACCAGGTCCGTCATCGAAAGTAAGATAAGCAATTTTTCTCTCCTTACCATTAAAGCGACTTGGTGTCGATTTGCTTACTTCACTTTTTGGCTGTTCACTTGCTAGCTGTACATCATTTTCTTGCTTAGCAACAGCCTTTGCAGGTGAATTGATAAATTGGAACAAAAAATAGCTAACCGCTATTACAACAATAGCCATAATTGTAATTATTATTCGTTTGTTATTACGGGTATTTCTCATCAGTAAAATCCTTCCTTTTATAAATCTATTTATATTAATTTACATATATTTTTGAGCTGTTTATTTTTACTAATGGTAGTTATTCTCCGGCGCTTTCCTTCGTAATATATACAATGTGATAAAACAATTTCTCAGTTATTCCGGCTTTAATACAAGTATAAGATGTTTAATATTTTTATTCATCGTTGAGAAAAAAGAAAAAAGCATCATCCTTTTGTGGAATTCCACAAAAGGATGATGCTACATGAATTTTTGTAACTTGAGATCCAAGTATAGAACCATTTTTTGATTCGAATCTTTTAAATCGATGTTACTGATTTCGCAGATACGTTTAAGTCTATAGCTCAGTGTATTGACGTGAATATTCAAAGTCTTGGCCACTTCGCTGGTATTACTGTCTTTATTTAAAAAGATTTCCAACGTTTCTACAAGATTACAATTATATTTATGATCATACTCATGCAGCTTCTGCAACGCCTGGTTTTCATACTCTTCTTTCTTTCTTTGCTCGAGTAGAAGGTCAATTAATTGATAAATCCCCATGTTTTGATAGCTATGGATATTGGTTGTGTCAGAAGGGAATTTTTCCTTTATAGATAATACAGTTAATGTTTCTTTGTAAGCTTTACTGATTTTTTGATAATCGCTGTATATACTGCTGAACGCTGGCTTGATAGATTTAATTCCAAATCGCTTTTCCATCCTGTGAACAAATCTTTCGACGAAATCGTTGATTTCATAAGAAGGTTGACTGAGATTATCTAACGAAATAAGAAGAATTAATTTGTTACAATCAATTGTGTAAAGTAATAGTTTCAAATGTTCGCTTGTTTTCAACAAATAAGAAATTTGTTTTTCTTTTTCACTCGTAATTTCTTGTTCAAAATGAAATACAACAACGCTAAATAAGGAAGCTGAGGTAATATGAAGCATCTGGAAACTTTCAACAATTTCCTCATTTGTCTGTATATGATTGGTTAGTAGCTTCCAAAAAAATTCTTGTGAACGTTCGTCACTTTTATTTTTTCGAGTTTGAAGCTGTAGCAGCTTACTTTTTACAGCTTCAGAAGCTTTTTTCAGCAAGTTATAATCTTGTTCAGTTAAAGATTGCTCGATTTCCAAAGCCCAAATAAATCCCAGTACGTCCTCCTTGTTCCAAATGGAAATCGCAACTCTATCACCGAGGCCAATATTATCCATCTTTTTTACATGAATAGGTTCACGACTTTTTAAAAGAGCAGGAATAATCCCCTCTTTCCATAAGTTATTAATTACTTTTTCGGGTACGCGGCGCCCCATAATAGTTGCAACTCTCGCAGAGTCTGTTCTTTCATCATGGGTACTATATGCAAGAAGACGATGATTCACATCTTCTACAGTAATGGGGCATTGCAGAATCTCACTGATTATATCAGCAAATTCCTCCAAATTATTGAAGGTAACTTTAAAAGAATTATTTTTCATATATGTTCAGATTCACCTATCCTATTTAAAATATATTTTTTATTTACTTTAGAGGATATCATCTATTGTGTAAATTAACAAAATCATAACATACTCCCGCTAGTCCTTTGCAAATGAACGATTTTTTTAAATTTTTCAATTATCACTTAGGTAACATCCAATTATTTACAGGATAATATCTGTTTGTAATGTTTCTACTTGAACGGATTTTGCTTTTTATTCCTATTAGGGGTCACCTTACATGCCCATCAACCTAATAGAACGGGTTGCCCCCAAAACGATAAAAATGAACTTCGTTGCTATAAAAGACACAAAATTTTCGTTTTGGGGATAATTGTACATGCCCATCAAGCTAAGGGTGGGCTTTCTATGAACTTCCGTTCTTATTGTCTACATACTTGATATTTTGTTTATTTGTTTTTTAAAATACGCATACCAAATAAACCTTGATAAGGTGTATTTTTAAAGATTATACAGTTTTCTGCTTTAGGTTAGATCTAGTACACTGATAAACGACACCTAAAATATCAAAGACTGTTTTTTTCTCATATCGATGGGATTTCCGTCCGTTTTTCTGTAAGAGGTCAAACAGACGAAGAAAAATTTTTGATACTTCTTCGGTGTCTTTTTGTATAGCTTCATATACTAAGTACAGATGATCTTGAATCATATAAATTGCTTTATATTCACTTAATTCTTTTTGTTTTTTCTTTAGTAACAGCTGCCGCATTTTGAACATAGTGGAAGAACAAAGAAAAATAGCGATTAACTGTCCATAAAGATGACATTCTAGATGCTCTCGCTTAATATTGTGACAATGATTGATACCAAAAAGTGATTTCCATGTTTTAAATACAATCTCAATTTGCCAGCGTAGTGAGTAGATATCATGAACCTGTTCCATCGGAACAATTTCCCATGGTATGTTGGTAATATAAACGTTGATTTCTGTTAATCGTTTACTTTTTTCAGAGTATGTAACTCCTTTTTTCTTTTCAATATAAATTTGCTGTTTCCTACGTTTATGAATTTGAGTTGATGTGAGTCTGTATATTACAACTCGTGAGGGTAATTTTTGTTGTCCAATATAGGCACTCCGAATTTCATAAGTATCTCCTGGTTTTATCTGATGCATAATATCTTCAAGGTTAAGTAAAACATATAAAGATTGCTTTTTTACTGTCCCATCCCGAAAGAATTCTGGAGATTCATTTTTTACATATACTCTATTATTTAATTTCAATCGCGAAACATAGAATACACCTCGTTGATCCATCTGGTCTAAATCTTTTAGAGAAAAGTATCCTAAATCTCGAATACATAAATCTCCTGGGCATAAGGTATCTAAACAATCTGTACCAAAGGTTTTATCATTATTTTTACCTGGCTCCATTTGAAAATTGAGGAATTTTCCACTATGTAAATCATACTCTAACTGAATTTTAATACCGGCTGTTTGTGCACATCCTCCTGAACCAGGATAAATAGGAGCCAAATGATTGGGGACCTGAAAAATAGTAGCATCTAAAATACGTTTACGTTGAAAATAAGCAGTATATTGGTTTTGGATTTGAGACGAATCGTTTAGTTGGCTTTTGACTAAAAGAGAAAATATACGCTGTAGAAATAAAACAGCGCATCGGTTAAAGCGTTGATTAAGTCCTTCTGGACTCATGAGTGTAGCTGTATTTGCATAAAGTTGACTACATAATCGAGTGAGGGAACCACTTGCTACATGTTGACTGATCCAAATACATAAAGCAGCCAAATCTCGTGCCCCATATTTACTTTTACGTTTTACAAAACCTGTTTCCTGTGCAAGTTGTTGAAGGGTATCGGGAGATAAATGTCGCTGTAATTCTTCAGCAAACAAATGAAACTCATCTTGAATCGAAAGGTTCATAAAAAACGCCATCCTTTCTGTATATTTCTACAAAAAGAATAGCGCTTTTTTCGTTATATGGATATAAAATTATTTATGGTGACCCCTACTACAAAAATTGTAGCATCTCCTTTTAAAGAGTTATTTAAAATATTTTTATTTCATGATTAGATTAAGAAAAACAAATAATAGAGTTGTTTAATTATTATTCCCTTAACGATTTCGTAATTTTAACATGATATTTTTTATGAAATACGTTTAAAATCCTTGTTTATACACGCTTGTTTTAGTTTCTTTGACTTCAGAAGATATTTAATATCAGAGATATTATCGTATGAAAGTTGAACATAATAATAGTTAATATACTCAAGCAATGCAAATACATAAATAAATCCAGAAACAGATAGTCCTCCTAAAGGTAATGAAGGATACCAATAAAAAAAATCGACAACAAACGTAATAAGTCCAGTGAAAATCAATCCAATGTTCACTTTCTTTAAAGTTTTTAATCGTTGAACAACCCAAACGGGAGTAATAGATGTTTTCTCATTTTTTAGTCTTTTCCTTTTTACGTACCAGTAAACAGTACCTTGTAGTAAGAGAAACTCCAAAAGAAGAAATGAAATCCAAAAAGAATATAGCGAGTATAAATGTAATTTAGGATAGGCATAATTAATTAAAAAACTTACAAAAACAAAAGTAATTACCCCAAATAACTCACCTTTATATAAATACGAAAGCCTCTTTTCTATATTTCCCCTCATAATCCACACCTTTTCAAATCATTATTTTTATGTATAGTGTTTAAATAAATTTATCTTTTTCCGACAGAAGACTCCTTCCTCAAAAATGTGAAGGTGTGAAACACCAATTTTAGGTGGGAGATGAATGTCGGTAGGCGTAAGCCTACGTTTTTTTGTATAATGAAAGAATCATACAAGAAAGCGAGGTGCAATCCATGTTAGTCAATAAGACATATAAATTTCGTATCTATCCGAATGAAGAACAAGAAATATTAATTGCTAAAACCATTGGTTGCAGTCGCTTTGTATTCAATCGTTTTCTTGCTCTATGGAATGACACCTACAAAGAAACAGGAAAAGGATTAACCTATAATTCTTGCTCTGCCGAGCTCACTCAATTAAAAAAGCACAAGGATACGATATGGTTAAAAGAAGTAGATAGTATTGCTCTTCAATCCACATTGAAAAATCTAGCAGATGCTTTTTCACGCTTTTT of Bacillus sp. DX3.1 contains these proteins:
- the ald gene encoding alanine dehydrogenase, yielding MIIGVPKEIKNNENRVALTPAGIIPFVKAGHKVLVETNAGVGSGFRNADYVHAGAEILESAAEVWEQSEMIMKVKEPLVSEYAYFRPGLILFTYLHLAAEPALAQALKDAKVTAIAYETVEVNHTLPLLTPMSEVAGRMAVQIGAQFLQKSNGGQGILLAGVPGVNRGKVAIIGGGIVGTNAAKMAIGLGADVTIIDVNADRLRQLDDIFGTQIKTLMSNPFNIAETVKQTDLLISAVLIPGAKAPKLVTEEMVKTMKSGAVIVDVAIDQGGVVETCDHVTTHDNPTFEKYGILHYSVPNMPGAVPRTSTIALTNVTIPYALQIAKKGLQRAIFEDEALKLGLNTLNGEITCEVVAKELGYTCVSTKEALAKGIVCN
- a CDS encoding YkyA family protein, whose protein sequence is MFYRKVALVSALSVALLGGCVGLNLEEEVYVIFENAAKQEEKLFNDMQKLEKLETQEQELYAQIIQEGKENNEGIAPKIDQAVAKVNEREKVLKNEKEKFNQYTKEYNAEKLAFYKDAKIKIKVQQQG
- a CDS encoding peptidoglycan-N-acetylglucosamine deacetylase; this encodes MRNTRNNKRIIITIMAIVVIAVSYFLFQFINSPAKAVAKQENDVQLASEQPKSEVSKSTPSRFNGKERKIAYLTFDDGPGKYTEELLKTLKENDVKATFFLIGENVKQFLDLVKREKAEGHYVGMHSMTHDFKKLYTSGEYVNEMKEDQRLIENIIGEGPKLTRPPYGSMPGLNEALRNKVVEANFKVWDWTIDSLDWKYNRIPVDTASAQIVQNVVAGATKSQEVILMHDIHPQSVAAVPAIIKGLKEKGYEFEAYHESNHFSVNFWHDKRM
- a CDS encoding helix-turn-helix domain-containing protein; its protein translation is MKNNSFKVTFNNLEEFADIISEILQCPITVEDVNHRLLAYSTHDERTDSARVATIMGRRVPEKVINNLWKEGIIPALLKSREPIHVKKMDNIGLGDRVAISIWNKEDVLGFIWALEIEQSLTEQDYNLLKKASEAVKSKLLQLQTRKNKSDERSQEFFWKLLTNHIQTNEEIVESFQMLHITSASLFSVVVFHFEQEITSEKEKQISYLLKTSEHLKLLLYTIDCNKLILLISLDNLSQPSYEINDFVERFVHRMEKRFGIKSIKPAFSSIYSDYQKISKAYKETLTVLSIKEKFPSDTTNIHSYQNMGIYQLIDLLLEQRKKEEYENQALQKLHEYDHKYNCNLVETLEIFLNKDSNTSEVAKTLNIHVNTLSYRLKRICEISNIDLKDSNQKMVLYLDLKLQKFM
- a CDS encoding IS4 family transposase, yielding MNLSIQDEFHLFAEELQRHLSPDTLQQLAQETGFVKRKSKYGARDLAALCIWISQHVASGSLTRLCSQLYANTATLMSPEGLNQRFNRCAVLFLQRIFSLLVKSQLNDSSQIQNQYTAYFQRKRILDATIFQVPNHLAPIYPGSGGCAQTAGIKIQLEYDLHSGKFLNFQMEPGKNNDKTFGTDCLDTLCPGDLCIRDLGYFSLKDLDQMDQRGVFYVSRLKLNNRVYVKNESPEFFRDGTVKKQSLYVLLNLEDIMHQIKPGDTYEIRSAYIGQQKLPSRVVIYRLTSTQIHKRRKQQIYIEKKKGVTYSEKSKRLTEINVYITNIPWEIVPMEQVHDIYSLRWQIEIVFKTWKSLFGINHCHNIKREHLECHLYGQLIAIFLCSSTMFKMRQLLLKKKQKELSEYKAIYMIQDHLYLVYEAIQKDTEEVSKIFLRLFDLLQKNGRKSHRYEKKTVFDILGVVYQCTRSNLKQKTV
- a CDS encoding general stress protein — encoded protein: MRGNIEKRLSYLYKGELFGVITFVFVSFLINYAYPKLHLYSLYSFWISFLLLEFLLLQGTVYWYVKRKRLKNEKTSITPVWVVQRLKTLKKVNIGLIFTGLITFVVDFFYWYPSLPLGGLSVSGFIYVFALLEYINYYYVQLSYDNISDIKYLLKSKKLKQACINKDFKRIS